Within the Candidatus Ruthia endofausta genome, the region ACTTGCATGTACATTTGATTCCTAGATATAAAGGCGATGTTGAAAATCCTAAGGGTGGAGTACGCTGGGTGATTTCAAATAAGGCTGATTATTGGAGTGATCGAGATAAATAGTACGTTTGAATGTGCAATAAAAAATCCATTTTTATAGATTTTTTATTGGTGTTGTATGTTTTTACTTTTTAAAAAGGGATGTCATCATCAAATCTAGAATTATCAACAGGTGCGATAGGGTCTGAGATTGGCGCTGCTGCAGCTTGTTGTTGTACAGGCGCAGCAGGGGCTGATTGTTGAGGTTGAGGTGCGTCATCCATATCAGCATTGTCGCGACGATCTAACATTTGCAATGTGCCATTAAAACCAGACACAACTATTCCAGTTGTGTAGCGGTCAGCACCAGTTTGGTCTTGCCATTTGCGTGTTCTTAGGCTACCTTCAACGTAAACTTTAGAGCCTTTGTGCAAGTATTGACCAGCAATTTCAGCTAATTTTCCAAATAAACTAACCTGGTGCCATTCGGTTTTATCAACCTTTTTCCCTGTATTTTTGTCTGTCCAGCTTTCACTGGTTGCAACGGATAAAGTGGTTACTGCTCTACCATTAGAGGTGTATTTCAATTCTACATCTTGACCTAAATTGCCTATTAAAATTACTTTGTTGATTCCTGCCATTTTCTTTTGCTCCGATTAATTTTCTGTTGCCTGTTTGATGGGTGTTTTTTGCTTTGTTATTAGGATAATTATCCACCAAATAACTGCAACAAATGTTGTGGATAAGAATACGCTATTTAGATTAGATATGTTGTAAATCCATCCACCAAGAATTCCACCAACGAACGCACCTAAAAACTGCGATGTGGCGTACAAACCCATTGCTAAACCACGTTTATCAGCACTTGTACTTGAGGCTATGAGCGAGGGTAGAATGGCCTCTAATGCATTAAAAGCAATAAAGAATAAAGTTAATAGAGTGAAAAATGAAGTATAAGTAAGTTGTATTTGGTAAAACAAAATTTGACTGATAATCAATAGTGCAATAGCACTTAAAAATACAGGTTTAATTTTTTGATATTTGGAAGCCAGAATAACCATTGGCAACATACCAATAAAGGACAAGATAATAATGGGTAAATATATTTGCCAACTGTCTTTAATATCAACAATGTTGCTTTCTTTTAAAAAAATTGGCATGGCGATAAAAGAACAAGTTAGAATTAAATGTAGTGCAAAGACACTGAAATCTAGTAGTAGTAAATCAATATTGAGTACTTTTCTGATGTTTGCAATTGACAAAGCATATTGCTCTTTAGGTTTGGCGTTGGGCAGAGTGCTAACAATAATCAATGCAACAACAGAAAGTAAAGCAATTACCCAAAATAAACCAGATATGCCTAAACTAACACTAATGATAGGGCCTAGTAGCAAGGCTAACATAAAGGCTATGCCTATTTGCACACCCACAAAAGCATTGGCTTTGGAGCGTTGGTTTTCACTAACAAAATCTGCTAAAAATGCCATCAATACTGCTGAAATAGCACCTGCACCCTGCAAGGCTCTACCAATAACAATCCCTATGATGTCTGTTGAGCTGGCAGCCACAACACTGCCAATAAAAAAGATAACAAGACCAATGATTAGCATGGGTTTGCGACCATACTTGTCTGATAAATAGCCAAAGGGAATTTGTAATAATGCTTGAGTTAAGCCATAAATACCAATAGACAAGCCTATTAGATAAGGCGTGGTGCTGGTGTATTCACTAGCATAAACTGAAAATATAGGGAAAATCATAAACAAGCCCAGCATGCGCGTGCTCATGATTAAAGAAATCTTAAACGCGAAAGTTCTTTCTTGTTTGTTCATTGGAGCAGGTTAAGGATCTTAGTTCTCTAAAGAATAGTGTGGTGTGTATGAAGGGTAGCTGTTCTTTAGTACGCGACGTGCATCTTTTGCCAGTATGTTTGCGCTAATAGCATCGTAATTACGTGCCATTAAATATAGTGCCGCAGGTACTGAAGGTGTGTTTGGATATTTTTCAATGATAAATTTAGCGCGGTTGATGGCAGCAATATTAGTCCCTCTTTTAGTGTAGTAAATAGCCACAAACAACTCATGTCTTGATAAAATATTTCTAAGTATAACCAAATGGGTTTTGGCCTCTTCGGCATATTCAGTTTTGGGGAATTTATCAATCAATGCTAGGTAGTAGTTAAAGGCATCACGCACTGAATTAACATCACGTTGGGCGCTATCAGTAAAATAGTCATCTAAAAACGAGCGAGATTTATCTTGTGAAACAACGCCGCGTAAATAATAAGCATATGGGGTTGAGGAGTGTTCTGGATAAAGTTTAATATAGCTATTTAAGCAATCAATTGCTTGATCATAGTCCTTGTTCTTATACAATGCATAAGCAATTTCTAATTTAGACTGTAGTGCATA harbors:
- a CDS encoding outer membrane protein assembly factor BamD — encoded protein: MKKLFIILPFLTLLLNGCFWQEEAKRESITKGWSPKTFFAQAKEEALSGSTDKAIALFEQLQAAYPGSKYALQSKLEIAYALYKNKDYDQAIDCLNSYIKLYPEHSSTPYAYYLRGVVSQDKSRSFLDDYFTDSAQRDVNSVRDAFNYYLALIDKFPKTEYAEEAKTHLVILRNILSRHELFVAIYYTKRGTNIAAINRAKFIIEKYPNTPSVPAALYLMARNYDAISANILAKDARRVLKNSYPSYTPHYSLEN
- the ssb gene encoding single-stranded DNA-binding protein translates to MAGINKVILIGNLGQDVELKYTSNGRAVTTLSVATSESWTDKNTGKKVDKTEWHQVSLFGKLAEIAGQYLHKGSKVYVEGSLRTRKWQDQTGADRYTTGIVVSGFNGTLQMLDRRDNADMDDAPQPQQSAPAAPVQQQAAAAPISDPIAPVDNSRFDDDIPF
- a CDS encoding MFS transporter, giving the protein MSTRMLGLFMIFPIFSVYASEYTSTTPYLIGLSIGIYGLTQALLQIPFGYLSDKYGRKPMLIIGLVIFFIGSVVAASSTDIIGIVIGRALQGAGAISAVLMAFLADFVSENQRSKANAFVGVQIGIAFMLALLLGPIISVSLGISGLFWVIALLSVVALIIVSTLPNAKPKEQYALSIANIRKVLNIDLLLLDFSVFALHLILTCSFIAMPIFLKESNIVDIKDSWQIYLPIIILSFIGMLPMVILASKYQKIKPVFLSAIALLIISQILFYQIQLTYTSFFTLLTLFFIAFNALEAILPSLIASSTSADKRGLAMGLYATSQFLGAFVGGILGGWIYNISNLNSVFLSTTFVAVIWWIIILITKQKTPIKQATEN